In a genomic window of Panthera tigris isolate Pti1 chromosome D4, P.tigris_Pti1_mat1.1, whole genome shotgun sequence:
- the PLPP6 gene encoding phospholipid phosphatase 6, giving the protein MPSPRRNVDARPLAASASSSSSGPGSPAHGGGGGGGGGGGGGRFEFQSLLSSRAPGLDPTCTRLRASESPVHRRGSFPLAGAGPSQAPPAPLPEEDRMDLNPSFLGIALRSLLAIDLWLSKKLGVCAGESSSWGSMRPLMKLLEISGHGIPWLLGTLYCLSRSDSWAGREVLMNLLFALLLDLLLVALIKGLVRRRRPAHNQMDMFVTLSVDKYSFPSGHATRAALVSRFILNHLVLAIPLRVLVVLWAFILGLSRVMLGRHNVTDVAFGFFLGYTQYSIVDYCWLSPHNAPVLFLLWSQQ; this is encoded by the coding sequence ATGCCGAGCCCCCGCAGGAACGTGGACGCACGCCCGCTGGCCGCCTCCGCCTCGAGCAGCAGCAGCGGCCCCGGCAGCCCGGcccacggcggcggcggcggcggcggcggcggcggcggcggcggcaggttCGAGTTCCAGTCCCTGCTCAGCAGCCGCGCGCCGGGCTTGGACCCCACCTGCACCCGGCTCCGCGCGTCCGAGAGCCCGGTGCACCGCCGCGGCTCCTTCCCCCTGGCCGGGGCGGGCCCCTCGCAGGCGCCCCCGGCCCCGCTCCCCGAGGAGGACCGCATGGACCTGAACCCGTCGTTCCTGGGCATCGCCCTGCGCTCCCTGCTGGCCATCGACCTGTGGCTGTCCAAGAAGCTGGGAGTGTGCGCCGGGGAGAGCTCGTCCTGGGGTAGCATGCGGCCCCTTATGAAGCTGCTGGAGATCTCGGGCCACGGCATCCCCTGGCTGCTGGGGACCCTCTACTGCCTATCCAGGAGCGACAGCTGGGCCGGGCGCGAGGTGCTCATGAACCTGCTCTTTGCCCTGTTGTTGGACCTGCTGCTGGTGGCCCTGATCAAGGGGCTGGTCCGCAGGCGCCGCCCGGCCCACAACCAGATGGACATGTTCGTCACCCTCTCGGTAGACAAATACTCCTTCCCCTCGGGCCACGCCACCAGGGCCGCCCTGGTGTCCCGGTTCATCCTGAACCACTTGGTGCTGGCCATTCCGCTGAGGGTGCTCGTGGTACTATGGGCCTTCATCTTGGGCCTCTCCAGGGTCATGCTGGGGCGGCACAATGTCACCGACGTGGCTTTTGGCTTTTTTCTGGGCTACACGCAGTACAGCATCGTGGACTATTGCTGGCTTTCACCGCACAATGCCCCGGTCCTCTTCCTACTGTGGAGCCAACAGTGA